The following proteins are co-located in the Clostridiales bacterium genome:
- the polA gene encoding DNA polymerase I, with product MKIIIIDGNSLINRAYYALQRPMITKSGLYTHGVYGFLNMLNKIKMDYCPDYIAVAFDRKAPTFRHLEYTEYKAGRKKMPPELAMQMPLLKEVLDAMKVKMLEIDGFEADDIIGTVVKKAEAEGLDPLIITGDKDELQLATEKTKVIITRKGISEFDLYDEAAMIEKYGFTPEQFIDYKGLMGDQSDNIPGIPGVGEKTAMKLIQEYGSIANIIENVDQITSKSLKEKIQEHAQLAIMSRRLATINTEVPIDINFEEFKVEEPDYDTLIDLYIKLEFNSFLKKMPPRGSSAKPVFSDGGAYASDAVGSANAAAGMADGPDAANMTAANAEPGDTPAVPLLRDFSIVSSESSPLAKHYKTRDRSHLEACLLADNSGLELLRSELLEDPAAVIKVFNDRNHKAIPQVYGMSILSTKRYYFISGDQTELLKEAATLLIKTDVRLTGHNLKEDYYALLANELLPADAHSESGQLFQTAFDTMIAQYLLDPARSDYGLKSSMLEYFHEELEDEAALFKEYGQIGFLGRSEEKYMEFGQKWCLAIDGLTAVLRNKLIQEELDHVFCEVELPLIEVLASMEHCGFAVDAQELINTGIMLGEKINELTSRIYELAGEEFNINSPMQMGVILFEKLNLPFGKKTKRGYATGIEILEKLKDDYEIVALILEYRMHSKLKSTYIEGLLPLIHQDHKIHAHFQQTVAATGRISCTEPNLQNIPIRHELGRKLRKAFVPENDDFVLVGADYSQIELRILAHLSQDPELIDAFNHGDDIHKITASKVFNVPEDDVTPLQRSNAKAVNFGVIYGMSGFGLSTELNITRKEAERYIGEYFKKYTKVKEFMDGLIESCKQNGYVTTIMKRKRMVHEINASNFMVRQAGERLAMNSPIQGSAADIIKLAMIKVYQELAKEKTRSRLILQVHDELIIQTHKSELEKIKKLLEENMEHAVALSVTLSSEVSTGENWYDLK from the coding sequence ATGAAAATAATAATTATTGACGGAAACAGTTTGATCAACAGGGCTTACTATGCCCTTCAAAGACCTATGATCACAAAGAGCGGACTGTACACTCATGGAGTGTACGGTTTTCTTAATATGCTGAATAAAATTAAAATGGACTATTGTCCTGACTATATTGCGGTTGCGTTTGACAGAAAAGCGCCGACCTTCAGACATCTGGAATACACAGAGTACAAGGCGGGAAGAAAAAAAATGCCTCCGGAGCTGGCGATGCAGATGCCGCTTCTAAAGGAAGTTTTGGATGCCATGAAAGTTAAGATGCTTGAAATCGATGGATTTGAAGCGGATGACATCATCGGCACCGTCGTGAAAAAAGCGGAAGCCGAAGGTCTTGATCCATTGATCATAACTGGGGATAAAGACGAGCTGCAGCTTGCTACAGAAAAAACAAAGGTAATCATTACGAGAAAAGGTATTTCTGAATTTGATCTTTATGACGAAGCTGCTATGATTGAGAAATACGGCTTTACACCGGAGCAGTTTATTGACTACAAAGGGCTCATGGGTGACCAGTCCGACAATATCCCAGGCATTCCGGGGGTAGGGGAAAAAACCGCAATGAAGCTGATACAGGAATACGGCAGCATTGCAAACATTATCGAAAATGTTGATCAGATCACCAGCAAGTCGTTGAAGGAAAAGATCCAGGAGCACGCCCAGCTTGCCATTATGAGCAGAAGACTTGCGACGATCAACACAGAGGTTCCAATTGATATTAATTTTGAAGAATTTAAGGTGGAGGAGCCGGATTATGACACCCTCATCGATTTATACATCAAGCTGGAGTTTAACAGCTTTTTAAAGAAAATGCCACCGCGGGGAAGCAGTGCAAAACCGGTTTTCTCAGATGGCGGAGCCTATGCCTCTGATGCAGTCGGCTCAGCCAATGCTGCAGCTGGAATGGCTGATGGGCCCGATGCAGCAAATATGACTGCTGCAAATGCAGAACCAGGCGATACGCCAGCTGTGCCGCTATTGAGAGATTTCTCTATCGTGTCCAGCGAGAGTAGTCCTTTGGCAAAGCATTATAAAACCAGAGACAGGAGCCATCTGGAAGCTTGCCTTTTGGCAGATAACAGCGGACTTGAGTTGCTGCGAAGCGAGCTTTTGGAAGACCCTGCTGCCGTAATAAAGGTGTTTAATGATCGAAATCACAAGGCAATTCCACAGGTTTACGGAATGAGTATTCTGTCAACAAAGCGATATTATTTTATTTCCGGTGATCAAACAGAATTGCTGAAAGAAGCCGCAACTCTGTTGATCAAAACCGACGTCAGGCTAACAGGACACAATTTAAAAGAGGATTATTATGCCTTACTGGCCAATGAACTTTTGCCTGCGGATGCTCACAGCGAATCGGGACAACTTTTTCAAACGGCGTTTGACACAATGATTGCTCAATATCTTCTGGATCCAGCCAGAAGTGACTACGGACTCAAATCATCGATGCTCGAATATTTTCATGAAGAGTTGGAAGATGAAGCTGCGTTATTCAAAGAGTATGGGCAGATAGGTTTTCTTGGTCGTTCAGAAGAAAAATACATGGAGTTTGGACAGAAATGGTGTCTTGCCATTGATGGATTAACTGCAGTGTTAAGAAATAAATTAATACAAGAGGAGCTGGATCATGTGTTCTGTGAGGTTGAACTTCCTTTGATAGAAGTTCTGGCATCCATGGAACACTGCGGCTTTGCGGTGGATGCGCAGGAACTGATCAATACCGGGATCATGCTCGGGGAGAAAATCAATGAGTTGACGAGCAGAATCTATGAGCTTGCAGGGGAGGAATTCAACATCAATTCTCCTATGCAGATGGGTGTGATTCTATTTGAAAAACTGAATCTGCCTTTCGGAAAAAAGACAAAGCGAGGCTATGCGACAGGCATTGAAATTCTGGAGAAACTCAAGGATGATTATGAAATTGTTGCATTGATTCTGGAATACAGGATGCACAGCAAGCTGAAGAGTACGTATATTGAAGGACTGCTTCCGCTGATCCACCAGGATCATAAGATCCATGCTCATTTTCAGCAGACCGTTGCTGCAACTGGAAGGATTAGCTGTACAGAGCCAAATCTGCAGAACATTCCCATCCGTCATGAGCTTGGCAGAAAGCTGAGAAAGGCGTTTGTACCTGAGAATGATGATTTCGTACTCGTTGGTGCGGATTATTCTCAGATTGAACTGCGAATCCTTGCCCATCTGTCTCAGGATCCTGAGCTGATTGACGCATTTAATCACGGAGATGATATTCATAAGATCACTGCGTCCAAGGTATTTAATGTGCCTGAGGATGATGTTACGCCGCTGCAGCGAAGCAATGCCAAAGCAGTAAATTTTGGCGTTATCTATGGAATGAGCGGATTTGGACTCTCAACAGAACTGAACATAACCCGAAAGGAAGCAGAACGGTACATCGGAGAATATTTCAAGAAATATACCAAGGTCAAAGAGTTTATGGATGGTCTGATTGAAAGCTGTAAACAGAATGGCTATGTTACGACCATTATGAAACGAAAAAGAATGGTACATGAAATAAATGCAAGCAATTTCATGGTTCGTCAGGCAGGAGAACGACTTGCGATGAACAGTCCAATACAGGGAAGTGCGGCAGATATTATCAAACTGGCAATGATTAAGGTCTATCAGGAACTGGCGAAAGAAAAGACAAGGTCAAGGCTGATACTTCAGGTACACGATGAATTGATCATTCAGACTCATAAATCTGAGCTGGAGAAGATCAAAAAGCTTCTGGAGGAAAACATGGAGCATGCAGTAGCATTAAGTGTGACGCTGTCTTCAGAGGTATCTACGGGCGAGAACTGGTACGATCTCAAATAG
- a CDS encoding dephospho-CoA kinase, translating to MRIIGLTGGIGAGKSTVTDYLIAKGFHVLDADKISREIVLPGSDTLIQLVELFGEDILEEDGGLNRKKLGSIVFSDPEKKKQLDLLMHTRILEIIHERIFQIREESLHNAETVINPKLAATNKVIFIDAPLLFETGLEKSVEEIWVIDAEDEIRIRRVMERDALERSEIIRIMSFQMDRNEKNRRADVLLDNSGEKEALYRQLDLLLQNL from the coding sequence ATGAGAATTATAGGACTTACCGGGGGCATCGGAGCCGGAAAATCAACGGTAACCGATTATCTGATTGCAAAAGGGTTTCATGTACTGGATGCTGATAAGATTTCCAGGGAAATTGTCCTCCCTGGATCTGATACCTTGATTCAGCTTGTGGAGCTCTTTGGAGAGGACATTCTTGAGGAAGATGGCGGACTGAACAGAAAGAAGCTCGGCAGCATCGTCTTCTCCGATCCCGAAAAGAAAAAGCAGCTGGACCTATTGATGCACACAAGAATTCTTGAAATCATCCATGAACGAATCTTTCAGATCAGGGAAGAAAGCCTCCATAATGCAGAAACCGTCATTAATCCCAAACTTGCAGCCACAAATAAGGTAATCTTCATCGATGCACCGCTTCTATTTGAGACGGGTCTTGAGAAAAGTGTTGAGGAAATCTGGGTCATTGACGCGGAGGATGAGATTCGCATAAGGCGGGTCATGGAGCGAGATGCTCTGGAACGCAGTGAAATTATCCGAATCATGAGCTTTCAGATGGATCGAAATGAAAAAAATCGCAGAGCGGATGTGCTGCTGGATAACTCGGGCGAAAAAGAAGCCCTATACCGTCAGCTGGATCTGCTGCTTCAAAATTTATAA